The Streptomyces sp. JB150 genomic interval GCGTTGGGCACGACGTACGGGCCGCAGGCGAACGACACGGCCGCCGCCAGCGCGTCGGACGAGGTGTCCGCGTAGGCGCCCGCGTCGAGCAGGATCTGCGCCTCGACCTTCACCAGCCGGCCCTCGGCGTCCGCGTGGTGGCGGTAGCGCAGCAGGGTGGGGTGGCGGTGGGCGTGCCCGAGGAAGGACTCCTCGCGCGTGGCGGTGAGTTTCACCGGGCAGCCGGTCTTCAGGGCGAGCAGGCCGAGCGGCAGCTGGAAGCCCTGGTCCTCGCGGTCGGCGGTGGCGCCGGGGACGCCGGTGACGACGACCTTGACGCGTTCGGGCTCCAGGCCGTAGCACGCGGCGGCGGTGTCGCGGTCGGTGTGCGGGTCGGTGGAGGCCACGTACAGCTCCACGCCGCCGTCCGGGCGCGGTACGGCGAGGCCCGCCTCGGCGCCGATGGGCGCGGGGTCCTGGCGGCCGATGCGGTACAGGCCCTCGACGACGACCTCGCCGTGCGCCTGCGGGTCGCCGTGGCGCAGCGGGATGTGCCGGATCAGGTTGCCGTCAGGGTGCAGCGGCTCCGCCTCGAAGGCCTGTTCCGGGTCGGTGACCGGGTCGAGGACCTCGTACTCGACGATGACGGCCGCGGCGGCCATCCGCGCGGTGTCGGGGTGGTCGGCGGCGACGGCGGCGATGGGCTCGCCGTGGTGGCGCACCACGTCGGAGGCGAAGACCGGGCGGTCGGCCTTGCCCCGGCCGTACAGCGGTCGGCCGGGCACGTCCTCGTGGGTGACGACCGCGCGGACGCCGGGCATCGCGCGCGCGTGCGTGGTGTCGATCGACGTGATGCGCGCGTGCGCGTGCGGGGCGCGCAGCACGGCCGCCCACAGCAGGCCCTCGGCCCACAGGTCGGCCGCGTACGGGAAGGTGCCCTCGGTCTTGGCGCGCGCGTCGGCGGCGGGCAGGGAGGAGCCGAGGCCGTGCGGGATCGGCTCCGGGGCGGGGCCGGCCTCCGCGGCGCCGGCCGCGGTCGCGGTGGTCGCGGTGGCGGCTTCGTTGCTCACGCCTGGCCTCCGTCCTGTCCCTGTCCTTGTCCGTACGGCGGTTGGTGCGGCTGGTGCGGCTGGTGCGGCGGCTGCTGGGGGTGTTGGGGGTGCTGGGGGTGCGCCTGCTGCTGGTGGTGGTGCGGGTGGTCGTGCGATCCGAACGCGTCGAACGCCGACGGGTTGACGCTCCCGGCGCCCGGCCCCGCCTGGTGCGGGATACGGGCGTCCTCGGCTCCGTGTTCACCGGCCTCGACCGGCTCCCCGGCGTCGGCGGCGGAGTGCGCGTCGCGTTCGGCGACGACCTCCTTGACGGCCTCGACGACCCCGCGGTAGCCGGAGCAGCGGCACAGGTTGCCGCACAGCGCCTGGCGGGTCTCCAGCTCGGTCGGCGCGGGGTTGCCCTCCAGCAGGTCGTGCACGGTCATCGCCATGCCGGGCACGCAGAACCCGCACTGCACGGCGCCGCACCGGGCGAGCGCCCGCTGCACGTCCGAGGGCTGTCCGTCGACGGCCAGGCCCTCGACGGTGCGGACCTCGCTGCCGGCGGCGGTCACGGCGGGCACCAGGCAGGAGGCGACGAGCCGCCCGTCGACCTGCACGTTGCACGCCCCGCACTCGCCCTGCGAGCAGCCGTCCTTGGCGCCCGCGAGCCCGAGCCGCTCGCGCAGCACGTACAGCAGCGACTCGCCGATCCACGCGTCGGTGACGGGGCGGTCGCTGCCGTTGACGCGCAGCACGTACGACGCGAGGGGGTGCTCGTCGGCCGGGGGCGCGGGGGGTTCCGCGGTGGGCGCGGAAGCGGTGTCCCGCGCGGGGTCCGGTTCCGGGTCCGCCGGTGCCTGATCCTGTTCCGCGGGGGCCGCGGCCTCGGCGTCCGGGTCCGCGGCTTCCGGGGGCGCGCCTTCGGCGGAGGCGGGCTCCGAGGGGCCGGCCTCTTCCGCCGTGCCGTCCTCGTCGGCGGAGGGCTGGGGCGGGGTGGCCGAGGCGGCCTCCGCGTGGGGGGCCTGTCCGGCCTGCGGGGCGGATCCGGGCTCCGCGTCCGGCTGTTCGCCGCCCTGCGGGCCGTGGTCCGGCCGCTGGTCGGTGTGCGGCGCGTGATCCGCCTCGCCGCCCGGCGGTACCTCGCCCTGCGCGGCGTACTCCTGCCGCTCGTCGGCGTACGGCGCGTACCCGTTCTCCGGGGACGTCTCGGCGTGCCCCTCCGTGGCGTCCTGCGCGCCCGTGGAGCCCTCCGTGGCCGTCCCGGCCGCCTCGGTGGCCCCAGGAGCCTCAGCGGGCCCGGAGAGGGCCTCAGGGGCGCTCTCGGCGGGCCCGGCGAACGGGGCCGCGCCGGACGCCGTGTCCGGGGCCGTTCCGGTCTGCGGGTGGTGCCCGGCGTACGTGCCGTGCGCGGGCGTGCCGCCGTCCCCGGCCGTCGCCTCCTGCGCCCACGGCAGGCCCGCGCCCTGCGTCGCCCAGGGGGCGGGCGCACCGCCGGGCAGGGTGGGGGGCGGGGTGCCGCCCCACTGCTCGACCAGGGCGGACGTGGTGAACTCGCCGGACTCGTCCGGGAGGTCGCCCCCGGCGACGGGG includes:
- a CDS encoding 2Fe-2S iron-sulfur cluster-binding protein; amino-acid sequence: MTDDQHADRHGEGTPPGGGRWDPLPQGDYDDGATAFVKLPEGGIDALLASSDSPLAAPGHGYVPPPITVTPATTAGTDPAATGTWSVPADGVHWPDPNALPQQDAGHDRFTYEPGATGQWTYETYDETAGATGTAETAEAPPAPGHDVTGQWSIPVAGGDLPDESGEFTTSALVEQWGGTPPPTLPGGAPAPWATQGAGLPWAQEATAGDGGTPAHGTYAGHHPQTGTAPDTASGAAPFAGPAESAPEALSGPAEAPGATEAAGTATEGSTGAQDATEGHAETSPENGYAPYADERQEYAAQGEVPPGGEADHAPHTDQRPDHGPQGGEQPDAEPGSAPQAGQAPHAEAASATPPQPSADEDGTAEEAGPSEPASAEGAPPEAADPDAEAAAPAEQDQAPADPEPDPARDTASAPTAEPPAPPADEHPLASYVLRVNGSDRPVTDAWIGESLLYVLRERLGLAGAKDGCSQGECGACNVQVDGRLVASCLVPAVTAAGSEVRTVEGLAVDGQPSDVQRALARCGAVQCGFCVPGMAMTVHDLLEGNPAPTELETRQALCGNLCRCSGYRGVVEAVKEVVAERDAHSAADAGEPVEAGEHGAEDARIPHQAGPGAGSVNPSAFDAFGSHDHPHHHQQQAHPQHPQHPQQPPHQPHQPHQPPYGQGQGQDGGQA